TGGGGAGGGAGTAGGCCGAGCGCCCCGTATCGAGCTCCAATTAAAGGGTCTCTTTCAGGACCAAAGAAAGGAATGTTTATAGTGCAGCTGGGTGACGGCCTGAGCCAGGAGAAAGAATGAACAGCTCATGGAGAAAGCTGTTTGTCTGTCAAGCTTGGCATGAGCACCTCAGAGTAGAAGCTGCAGACCAGTGACCTCAAACTCAAATTACTGAGGCCCATCAGTCAGGAGTTGCCCTGCTGGGAGGCATATGAACaatcagagaaaaaaaataattctgcaAGTACATAACATCAGACATTTCTGCTGGAATTTTCTGCAAAAAGGCACAAATCTGGCAGTGCAAAATATTCTCCCCATCACTGATGGTGCACAACGTGCAACTATTCTCACATCGAAGCCCATTAGTGCCTGACCCACTCCTCGATCCCCTGCAGTATGTCTACAGAGCcgacaggtctgtagatgacactGCTAACATGGCCTTCCAGCGTCtgcactccccaggaacctacaccaggattctgtttgtggactttaGCTCTGTTTTTAATATGATCATCCCGGCCCTGCTGCAAGACAAGCTCTctcaggaatggacaaaactgctcaaagataggtgcaccaagcttgtagcatcatattcaagaagacttgaggctgtaattgctgccaaaggtgcatcaacaaagtatcaagcaaagggtgtgaacacttatgtacatgtgatttcttttatttttaataaatttgcaaaaaacaaaaaaacccttttttcctgttgtcattatggggtgttgtgagtagaattttgagggaaaaaaattaggtaatttactccattttgtaataagattgcaataacacaaaatgtggaaaaagtgaagcactgtgaatactttctggatgcaatgcATGTGTGTGAGTGCGTACCATTGAGAGGAGGGTTTGGTAGCGCATCATGGACACTTCGCTCTAAAGGGTAGGAGATAAGTTCTGTTTGTGGGCACTGGGGACTCTTTCCCTGGAAACTCTGACAACCTACCAGAAACACAGCCAATAGATTTGTAGCACAGGAAGAGAAAATAACAGAAAATGGACAGACAGTACTTTACTTACGTGTGGGTAAAGAGTAATTCATTTGTGGATCTTTTTTCctgtatatgaaaaaaaaaaatcattagggAATTTTAAATACTAGTATGCTACAGCTAAATGTatcgctttaaaaaaaaaacccttgctgTAGTTGTCATGATTAAATATACATTTTTGAGAAATGTCAGGCACAGCAGTCCACATGTTACAAAGCAAAATCAAATCCAGGCAGACAAACCCCAAATGTCTAAGTAATGCAGTATACATGTCCAACatacagtacctcctcttccacCAGACTCCCGCCAACAGACAGCTGACACATATGATCAGACCCAAGACCACTCCCACTGCCATGATTACTGGTGGACTGGAGCCTGCAGGAGCACAAATACTCAAGTCAACAAAGATTGTAGTTTCTGACAATGTACACTTAGTGCACTCTCATTACTGGAATCATTTGTTTTACTGAGGCATTTAGACCAAAAATAAACCGTTTTTGCAAGGTGACTCCCACTTGGAACCAGAAGGCCCTGAAAAGGAGCCATGAGGACAATGTGTGATGTCCACAGTGGCTCGAACATAAATCATGCAAGAATGTTCAAGGCCTGGCTCCACAGGTCCTGAATGGAACCGGTTTAAGAACCAGAATGTTTTGGGTCTCTAAGCAGCACTGATGTGAGAGTTATTAAATGATGTACGGATTAATATTCAGGGTTCGATTTACAGTTTGGAAATTTGCAGCTCCTAGAATTCCATGGCGTCAAAAATTTGGAGTCTCCATTCAGTCAATGGATTTTGATGTTGAAATGCAATGTACAACTACATAAAACCCATGTACCTTTCCTGCATGCTATgcacagcttcttttttttttcacttttcacTTTTATAAGTTGCTGCAATGTCTTAGTATGTTATGATGTTGTGGCAGTTTTTCTCAAAAGTTGTATTGCAAGTTTTGATAGGCTTGGGgaatttgttttctttgttgttgtttttttgcaatgAAACTGCAGGAACAAGTGAAAATTTTGTATaatgcattaaaaacaaaacaggaagttGTTCCAGTGAGGCATTTTATTCAAAACTATTTTCTTTATATTGGTACCAGTTACAAAACTGCAAGGGTTGTAAAGCTAACCCCCTTTTGGTTTTACACAATGTTTACTGTGTCATCACATTATGTTTTTCTGTCTGAATGAGGGGACCTCTTGAGTCCTTATCATGTTGGAGCATCTGAGCAGCTTTGGTCTCATGTTAATCAGACAATTTTTTGTTGCTCTTCAGGTTTCCCTCCTTGTGCGCAAAACGCTGACTGTATAAAATTCTCTTTTTTGGTCATTGTACTGCACACAGCACAATTCATCATATGAATTAGGGTACAGTGTCACTGCTCGGAGCAGTGAGTAGTTTCAAGCTTTTGGAACATACTTGGTCTTGTGTCCTTCACTAAAATAGGGCCCTCTGTAGGTGTGGGGCTGGGCCGCGTGGTGCCGATGTTAACTTTGACCGATGGGAATTCTGTCGGACAACAAGCGGGACAGCGAAATGTAACACCAGGGACACGAAATCCAAAGTCACCCAAGAAGATTATTCCGGATAAATTTTTACAACTCATGACTAGTACAGACCAGCAGGTGGGCGGGACCTTGGTGTAACCTTGGCAACAGGACAACCCACAAGTTGCACCTGAGCCGATGCTCTGCCGTGCCAGCTCAGTGGCTGCAGCTGCACGTAGCGGGCTATGATGGGAGCATACAGGCTGTTTAGAACCCGCAGGTGACCGTCGGAATGGGCCTGAAACACCTGAGAACCAAAGACACCATAGAACTTATTCACAGAAATCAGTGAGGAAGCTTTAAAGACAAGTCTTCACTTTACCCGCCTCTGTGGGAACTGCatccaaaacaaagaaaaacaagaccCCATCGGTCAATATAAAGCAGCTCCTACCTGTTTTTCTTTACTGAGTGGACCTTTGTAGAGCTTCCAATTCTTCCTGTCCTTACTGAAAAGAAGAATGAAGGATTCTATGTAGAACTCATTTGAGCCTGTTGTTATTATTCCtgaaaaaaacaatataaaagtATAAGAATGCACATCAGATGAATCTCAGATGACAGTGTTTTGAACTGATTTGTAGCCAAAGCAAACATTCATATTGCTTCACTACACCTCTCTTTCATCTCACACAAAGAAAACGATTTGGTCTTTTAACAAACCAGTGATGCTGTTCTTCTCGCTCAGCTCCAGCTCCAGCCAGGGCTCTGGATCACTGCTTGCTGCTGCCCAGGGCAGGAACTCGTATGTGGAATCCGTGTTTCTGGAGGACCAGTACATTCTCTGCTCTCGACTGTCCTTTTTTTCCCAGAAAGATGAAGCATTTAAACCAGAAATAACCAGGATGTTGTTGCATTCTATTCAGGGACCAGAGGAAGGATTGTGAACGGCACAGCACAATGGAACAATGTCATGTCCTCTCACTTATGTATTGTTTAAAACTGTGATGGAAATAGTCCATCAGAACCAAAAACGCATTGATAAGCAGTGACACACAGCTAGTTGCTGTAGTACAAACTGCAAAACACAAGCAGAGGTCTTACACGCAGACATGTTCGCTGTCATGAAGTACATTTACCCACAAGTAGATACATCTGTGAAGGTTAAGAAAATTTAGTCGGTGTGCTACTCATTTTGCAACAGAACATTAGAATAAGATcacaaaaacatacaaaacacCTTTTGCACAGATCATAGCAAAAACAATACTTTGATAAAAAAATTCAATGTTACATTAAATTATAATTGTATCCCAATATAATATTATGTGGAAATGCAACTTAATAAACATTGCATGAAATACTGAAAAACAGTCTTAATAAACCTGGAATCCTGATGTGTTGCAACTGATGCTTTTTCTtcaggaggagctgggggaggtgtgtgtggatcgggaggtctgggcggctttgcttgagctgctgcccccgcgacccgactccggataaagcggaagaaaatggatggatggatggatgcttttcattatttttaaattaggtgcccccccccccccccccattttttttttttttttttacttacagcgGAGTTGCTCAGGGTCCTGAGAGAGCCACATTGGAATTTGGCATAAATTTTAGGCCAGAAGCCCTTCCTGGTGTAACTCCAGTTTTACATGGAAAAACTTGTGCAGGTCCCATTGTTCCAaagtggtctcccagccaagtactaatcaggaactACACTGATGGGATCAGGAGCGCACAGAGTGTCACAGctgcacagttattttattttagtgcATTCATGTGCCTAAAAGTTTTGCACTCTACTCTGGGACATCCCGTTTGTCATCATTACCTTGTTGGACCTCACGGCCGGCCTATATACAGagactgtgagtgctgtgtggtgTGGAAGCAGAGTCTCAAGGACATGTTCTGGGTCCTATTCTGTTCACTACACCAGCTGTTGGGTAGAGGTGTGGAAAATGCTTAACTTCTTCAAAGACTCACTTATTTCAACAGTGACACTCTTGCCTCTGGGAGCTTGGCGTTTAATATCAAGAGATATCTCGGAAGAGCTTATTGAGTTATGAAAGCCTGGGATGGAGGTGTTTGGTGAACAAAAACCCAAGTCTTTGGGGTACTGGTGCATCCGgctttactgtatggttgtgagacatggAGGCGAACCAGTGACCTAATGAGACTACTGGATGTCTTTGTAACAAGCTCCCAGAGAACCCTTGTGCACTACTGGAATCACGTTGTGTCAAACAAAAGGTTGCCTAGGGAAACCCAGATGAGGTGTATTACTGCGAGTGAAACTCAGCTGCAACATGAAGTTCATGTGGCGTGTTTCTCTAAGCATGATGTAGCAGCCTGAAGCAGCCTGATGCCTCAGTGCTGAGTACTCAAGCAAGTGGATGAGGCCAAGAGGACAGCCACGGTTCACCTGCATGTGGCCGACAGATGGCTAGTTTTGGGAAGTGagcatggaccggttgtctgtctTGGTTGTTTGCCAATTAAGCCCAAGGGTGATTCTGTAGCGTGCTGGACGAGGCGCCAcatgacaccagtgcatgctcctggAATTAACCTGATTCTACTGCATATTTGTTTAGAGCCAGAAAAAGCAACCAAAACCAACATTACTGCTATAGAGACACTGTATTCTTTTTTTGGAATAGGGGAAGtggtggacagacagacagacagagctacTTAGTAGTCCTGTGATAAAAGGGAAGTGGTTATATGTACCCAAATAAGTTTAAAAGAGAAATTTCTAACCAGCAGCTTCATATTTTTCACAATACAGCATCAATCATTGAATCAATCCTTGAAACCTTCAGCTAAGCAAAAAGTGTCTGAAACACCACCATTATGACCTTCAACTTCAATTCTGTGGCAATTTATCCAAAGATATTAAAATATAAGTAATTTAAGCCTGGGTATGTTGTTTATTCCAAAAGGTAAAATTACAACATCGATAGTCAAACAGAAGGATATGTTTCACCCGTTGAACTCTACACCTTTTGGGCAGAGGGGTAATGATGATAATTGATACTATTTCACATTCACAGCATTTCTTCATCACATTTCTTGCAAATcagaaaaataaaacatgcaTAAATAGTGGTTATGTAATCATAAGATGTTACCTTGACTGAAAAGCAGCTTCTTGTCAGATAATGATCCCCTGTGAAGAGAAAacagtttcacacacacacacacacacacacacacacacacacacacacacacacacacacacacacacacacacacacacacacacacacacacacacacacacacacacacacacacacacacacacacacacacacaaaaagaagttCACTAATCTAACAAACCCAAAAGAGTCACAACAAAGTCTCAGCCACATGAGGGACTGGCAAAATGAATTGAATCTAAATTCCAACAAAATGGGACTGGAACCTTGGTGCCTTCTTCTGGGTCCCGTTATGGCTAATGTGCTTTCATTCTCTTCAAATATCTGAAGTCATTACATCTGCCAAAGATGCAataaaaatcattggcatttatttacttatttgtctgtctgttagcaggattatgtcaaaactactgcagagattttgacaaaatgttcacCATAGATATTAGGAATATCACCTGCACCTAAtggaatcacctgctgaggtgatcggtAACAAAGCAGGGCAGGTGACCTCCAGGAACAAGGTTAGTAATCTGTGGTCTAGACAGTCAAATACAAACTAGTCAAGCTATCTggttgccatttgtgaaaaattacaatgaatgaataaataaataaaatttttgctGAACTGCTGATGTAATTGGCCCATAATGGATTCTCTTGAGGCGGTTTTGTATAAAGTCACGCACATTTTGGAGACTATTCCATTGGCAAATGTTGATTCATAGAGGGTAAGACTTCTTCCACGAGTCACAGTGACACGCCCACCCAGACTGTCAGACATCACACCAGCATGGACTGCAGACTTGCACAGCACTGATGTCTGAGACAGAAAAGCCGATATTTACTCATTTGTTTAATTAATAACTACTAACAATTAGGCCCACTTGTAACTAGTAGAGTTGGTGTACTTACATCTCTGTAACCTCTTTCAGAGTTCCCCCAAATATCCCCTGAGACATTCTTACATCCGGCAGGGCAGTACACACTGAAACAACATGTTAGAAATGTTCATTGTTCAGCAGATTCCACTACAGTAAACACAAGTCATGACTGACTACTTACCTAAAACTCTGGGTGCTAAAATGAGACCCCCGCTGTAAACAAGAAATGAGATCTGCAACAGGAACACCTTAAAGTTAGCACTCTCAAGAGTCAATTTAAACTCTCTGATCAATCAGTGTGTGTGCTGAATTATCCCAGTGTGACACTGTGTCTGAGGCTTACATAATAGCCTCCACCATTCacccagacacacaaacacatatttTATTCCAGACAGTCCAGCATGCTCCAAGTGTGCTATATCAGGCACAAGTGGTCATCACTGCTGATGTGACTAAGGCCTTTGTTACTATGACAAAGTCAGACTGAATGGCTCTCGTGTGATCACACGCAACAGTGGTTTGTACGTCTGAGCACAGGCTTTGCTCCAGACATGGCAGGATTTCGTAAACAACTATGGTACATTCTGTACCGTACAGTACAGACGTCTCCAAATAAACAGTGTTCTAACATTCAGAAAATGCAGAGGTTGGGTCATCACCTATCATGGATGCAGGTCCAAACATGTGCAGACTTTATTCTAACCCAATTTCAATttcgatttattttcatttatatagcgccaaatcacaacagagttgcctcaaggcgcttcacacaaataaggtctaactttacaaacccccagagcagcagtggtaaggaaaaactccctctgaggaagaaacctcaagcagaccagactcaaaggggtgaccctctgcttgggccatgctacagacacaaattacagaacaattcacaaaacaaatatacaggaaatgctgctggtgcacaggacaggagggcctccagcacaaataccacacccatctctggatggagccgcaccttcaaaagagagaaaaaacagaatcaggcatcagaacccAAACAAAATAAACGCTGAATACTTAAAATAAACAGGGCAGTAGTTTTATCTCATGCTTTCACAGACGTGTTTGTTGATAGAATTCTTAACAGAATCATTGAAAAACCAGTGAATCTATTTtcatgaaatgtggaaaaaggttgaGTTATGACTAGAAAATGAATTATTACATTTTGGGGCTGATTCTGATAAAGAAGACAGAGGCCAGATGTACTGTAAGGAAGTTTTTCAGTCTAGAATTATGGAATGTTAACCAGGTTAGCCTCAGTACCACAATGAATTTggttatgcctggttcacacggcaagttTTTAAAATTATGGGTAGGTTTTCAATACCCGAGAGACCCCACACAcaccgattaaaaaaaaaaaaaaaaaaaaaaaatcatggatataacagttttggtcatacagtgtgtgatgtgcagccacatggtaaagacaacacaccacacacgaacagatttcacaaacaaacattcccaggtcagaaggGAAATGTCAGAAAACCTCTCATGATCAAACGTGACTTCAaagtaaacaaacatggtgggcgAGGAAAAAAAGCAATggtgatagtttgtggactatttctgagaaaaaaaaaaaaaaaaacgatacaaacACAAAGCAttggttaaaggagtggagaGGGTGCGAGCACCAGAGTTTGTGGTGCGCCgtgacagctgttttgattttggatCCTCTTCCATGCTTCAGTCATCTCACTTTCTGATTGACTATACGTCACATTCAAcaggctgcgtgcttgtttgtgCTCGGGGCACACCCCACACGCTGagatatcaggccaagacaaaCCAATATGTTGAATATTTAGGATTTGAGGCCTGAGCGGTCTCAATATCCTTTTGTGTATGCTAGGGATgaggagattaatcgatacgaatcggtatctagatacaaatgtgcgGAATGCGAGCATACtggttcattcagtgtgcattgattcaACTGACAGATGAAATCGCAATGGATCTGTCGCTGCATGATTGCATTGATTTTTTCCGATGCACACTGAACGCACCACGGATGGAAGCCTGAAAGCaaagcacatttctactgcaACAAATCTATTTCATAATGGAGACCCGCGACAACGGCACAAGCAGTTTTAGGAGATTTTTaacgcacctaaaacatttaaatcaggcgtttggaattattttggcttttaaaaaaaacaaaaacatatgggAAACTTGACAGGACATAGGTCGTTTGGAAAGAATGTCGTGGCTGCCGATGCGCCCCCTAATTCAGCAAAACTGGtaagaaagtatctcaaattacttttgccaaggcggattcactttaagtcactcattgagagtgatgttgtcttactggATTCTGTACTGCTTAAGTTttgacagtgtgatcaaacaggttccaaatatgagAGCACTGATCCTGTTTCttagttgaatctggtaaatttgctgcttagtAGAATCATAAGAATACCACagcaccatactgaattgcagcttcttattttatatttaaatttttggtataatttcgttgcatcatgttgaatgccattgtatcgcaccaaatcgcattgCATCGCatcgtgaggaattgaatcgctatCAAATACATAACAAATTCCATCAAATCGGGAACggggtgaatcgtatcacatCGTATCATCAGTATCATCATGTATCGCTGTATGTATCGTATTGCTGGTCAGTGATGAGATGCACATGCCTAGTGTATACTacagcactcttaacacaccacacacagtaggaatatctgataagattatctttacagCCATCATGATAGTGGGCTTCCTTAAGATTGTGAAGATTGGGTCAGAAATtggctgtgtgaaccaggcattagtaaGCAATTCATTGTATTCGTTTGGTTTGTGAGTTGGACCAGTGGCTGGCAGCAGGCAGCAGACCTGTTGACTGTTTCACTGCGCTGTCTGTCATTAGGTCATCAAGTCCAGCCTGGGACGGTTGCGCATCACCACATCCAGCGCACCATGGAACTGCCAtgtgtcctggatggtaaccatgcAGCAAACAACCGAtccattcccacctcttgaaagcaGTGTCTTAGTGTTTCAGGGATTTGACAGAGCACATAAGAAGGATCTCCTCCAAACCACTGCTTTAAATTCTTGGGAGTAGGAACAACATCAGTGGCTGTGGTGATAAAGCTGAGTTGGCTTCCTTCCATCTCCCAAAGATCTTTCCATGTGAGCTTGCAATGTTCCAGGTTTtcacagctggaggaggcagctcATCACTTATGTGATGGTATAGCCCAATATTTACTGATAGAGAAGGAAACAGTCTGCAGGTTTTCATGTAACTGGCTCACCTAAGTACGTAATTTCATTACACATAACTGTGCAGTGCTTCGAGTTGAGGAACTCATTACTGAGTCCAACTCCTGAGCCACTTTGCTCAAAGAAAAACCTGCAGACTGTTTTCAATCCCTGAGCAAGTTCATCGCTAAATAAAGTAAAAGACAGGAATAAGTAAATAAACCAGCAGTACAAAACATGGGACTGGAGTAGGCTTGCAGTAGTTAACAGGGTGTTGATATGCCTTTGCAGAGAAAGAGAAGGgtgaatgaaaaagaactccaggcTAAACCTGAGGCCTCACTCCATTCAGCCTGCAAGAAGGAGCTCGACTTATGCTTTCTGAACAAACACTCTGGACCAAAGATAGCAACGGGGGATGCATGGCGATAAGCAGTGACTCATGTAAGTACACACTCACACCCACACTTcatttcacaaacacaaaaacaaagatgAGCCAGACTTCAAATTAACTTGAGCAAAAAATGTTAATGAGCAAAGATTACAAATGCAATGTAACTGCTGTATGACCAGTTGTAGTTATGTGTAATGACTATCTATGGCAGCACTACAGTATAAGTACATAAGTACTTTACAAATACTAATCAGCAACTCAGAAACGATGGCACCAGTGTAGCAAATTACTGTTGTACCTGGATATCGGTTTGTGGCGAAGGACAAGAGAAAGCCACGTCCAGAGCGATGTGGTCCTGACTGAAAGGTTACAGTCACTTCATTGCTGTTAATGGTCATGTTCTTCTCTGATGCATCAAGCTTTTCACAGAGAGGACCTACGAAAATACACGAGACAACATATAGGCCTACACAAAATGTTTCCAGAGTTTTCCGCACGCACTTCATGCTAAACTGTTGAAATGCAAACAGATGTGACATCAGGCCAAAAGAGGCAGCTGAACTATTTAATGTCCAGCCAAGAGTTACACACTCTGAGATGCTGAAAAATGTAGTTCTTGGAGGCACCCAGGTGTTTGAAGGATAAAGATCCTTACCATATATTGCAGCATAAAAATATGCAGTTTCATAACCTAACCAGTGTGAGCTTTTCTGCCCTAAAAAAAAAGTATAcaatcactggccactttattaggtacaccttgttaATAATAGGTTGGACTCCTTTTTTCCCCACTGCAGAACTACCTTAATTCCCCGTGGCATGGACTGTACAAGGAAACATTAGAAATatgcctcagagatgttggtgcaCATCAACATGATAgcatcacgcagtcacccattcaaccagtctgccaaatctgatctgacatcaacaaggcatagATATATTCTCTTTTCCAGACCGTTCTCTGTAAACCCTTGAGATGGTcgcgtgtgaaaatcccagtacatcagcagtttctgaaatactcagaccagctcgTCCGGCATCAACACCCACactacgttcaaagtcacttaaatcccctttctttcccactctgatgctcagtttgaacttcagcaagttgtcttcatcacgtctagatgcctaaatgcat
The Thalassophryne amazonica chromosome 7, fThaAma1.1, whole genome shotgun sequence genome window above contains:
- the si:dkey-34d22.1 gene encoding discoidin, CUB and LCCL domain-containing protein 1, with amino-acid sequence MFITCESTVAALKSLITSFWITVNVCSLGLHAQSGNGCGHTLLGTESGTLTSQNYPGTYPSNTRCTWRIRVPPGQTLRLLFGDFDIESSPGCRNGSLVITTNNGGLSLGPLCEKLDASEKNMTINSNEVTVTFQSGPHRSGRGFLLSFATNRYPDLISCLQRGSHFSTQSFSVYCPAGCKNVSGDIWGNSERGYRDTSVLCKSAVHAGVMSDSLGGRVTVTRGRSLTLYESTFANGIVSKMGSLSDKKLLFSQECNNILVISGLNASSFWEKKDSREQRMYWSSRNTDSTYEFLPWAAASSDPEPWLELELSEKNSITGIITTGSNEFYIESFILLFSKDRKNWKLYKGPLSKEKQVFQAHSDGHLRVLNSLYAPIIARYVQLQPLSWHGRASAQVQLVGCPVAKVTPRSRPPAEFPSVKVNIGTTRPSPTPTEGPILVKDTRPSSSPPVIMAVGVVLGLIICVSCLLAGVWWKRRKKDPQMNYSLPTRCQSFQGKSPQCPQTELISYPLERSVHDALPNPPLNDYAEPTIGQKLGSTFRPASDEVYTAPFTLSHYDTPGNLPEYAEPLPPEPEYATPFSEQPSESSMPSATEATTLSSPHGVPMATPTTGTRTTTHTHYDCPSHRMLSNGYCTPTLHANSQQPVSVMYTKPKPCHPPRKKHMYEEPL